The following DNA comes from Ardenticatenales bacterium.
TGGGTGAGTACGGTGCGCAGGTTGGCGCGCATGCCCGCCAGCATGTGGCCGTGGCCATCCTCCGTCTCCTGGGAAATGCCGGCAGCCACGGGAAACCGGGTACGCAGCAGAAAAAAAGCGTAGACGAGGCTGGACGCGCCCAAACTGAGCAGCAGCCACCGCCACGGAAAATGGAGCCAGAAGGTGAACGTCACCAGCGCCGGCCCCAACAACGCCCCCATCGTGTCCAGCAGCGTGGCACGGGCAAAAATGCGGTCCGGCGCAGCGGGGTGCGCTTCCACCAGAACCACATCCCCCGTGTGCGCCAGCGGCCCCGACCCCAACCCATAGACGCCATAAGCGACGACGAGGAGAGCGAACGTCGGGGCCAGTCCCACGAGCATGGTGGAAACGCCGATGAAAAAGGCTCCCCAGGCCAGCAGCCGGCGCCGCGGCCACATGTCAATCAGCAGGCCGTTGATGGGTTCAACGATGGCGGCAACGTAGTTGAGGACCAGCGACAGGAGGCTGATCTGGGTGAAGGAGAGGCCGAGCAGGACGCGCATCGTAGGCATGAGGACGTCGGGCAGCCCACTGAGCAGCTCGTCGAAGAAGCGCGCGCCCAACCCCAAAAAAACCTGGCGATTCGTGACGCCATCGGCGCGGGGGATGGGCGGGAGTTTGAACATGCGGCACCCGGTCAGCCCATTTCCCGCGCCAGGTCGATCATGTCTCCTAACACGCCCGCCGCCGTCATCTCCAGTCCTGCGCCTTTGCCGGCAATCAACAGCGGCTCATCATCATAACGCCCCGTGCGGAAGCTGATGTACTTCAGGTTTGCCAGCGGGCTTTCCACGGGCACAGGCTTCAGTCCCACGCTGCCACGTCCGTCTTCCAGTTCGGCCACGTAGCGCAGCACCTCGCCCGCCGCCGCCGCCGCGTGGACGCGATCCTGCATGGAGCCGTCCATAGCTACGGCGGCGGCCATGAACTCGGTGACGGGCAGGTGGGCCAGCGCGGAGGGGTAGAGGGATTCCACGTCGATGTCTTTCTCTTCCAGCGGCCAGCCGGCCATGCGCCCCAGGATCATGATCTTGCGCATCACGTCCCGCCCGCCGAGGTCGTCGCGGGGGTCGGGTTCGGTGTACCCTTTCCCCTTGGCGGCGGCGAGGGCGGCGGAGAAGGAAATGCCGGCATCCATCCGCTGACAAATGAACCCCAAAGTTCCGCTCAACTGGCCTTCGATGCGCAGA
Coding sequences within:
- a CDS encoding MFS transporter codes for the protein MFKLPPIPRADGVTNRQVFLGLGARFFDELLSGLPDVLMPTMRVLLGLSFTQISLLSLVLNYVAAIVEPINGLLIDMWPRRRLLAWGAFFIGVSTMLVGLAPTFALLVVAYGVYGLGSGPLAHTGDVVLVEAHPAAPDRIFARATLLDTMGALLGPALVTFTFWLHFPWRWLLLSLGASSLVYAFFLLRTRFPVAAGISQETEDGHGHMLAGMRANLRTVLTHPAARYWLLFSLAFDLLETPFHFQTVWLAEEVGLSQALVGVFRVLEMVVGMVSLLALDRWRQRASARQVLRLAAAGVALLFPAWLFIPGIWPRFLLMVPLMFLLSMFWPIVRAQSLACLPGRAGAMTAALSLLGLLPLTLLLGLLADRANLPTAMFTGFAVGMASIVLLLSQGAGNQAVWAGQDDDNDAG